From a single Miscanthus floridulus cultivar M001 chromosome 8, ASM1932011v1, whole genome shotgun sequence genomic region:
- the LOC136474436 gene encoding putative ripening-related protein 2 yields MTLNNFTEGGEGGDPSECDGEFHSNSERVVALSTGWYAEGKRCGDSIRIRAKGRSVLAKVVDECDSLHGCDREHGYQPPCRPNIVDASQAVWDALRITGDDVGEYPIVWSHASGADPRGMPGGPRHTLWGSLVLLSNGLLFLI; encoded by the coding sequence ATGACGCTCAACAACTTCACGGAGGGCGGCGAGGGAGGCGACCCGTCGGAGTGCGACGGCGAGTTCCACAGCAACTCGGAGCGCGTCGTGGCGCTCTCCACGGGGTGGTACGCGGAGGGCAAGCGCTGCGGGGACAGCATACGGATCAGGGCCAAGGGCAGGTCCGTGCTCGCCAAGGTCGTGGACGAGTGCGACTCCCTGCACGGCtgcgaccgtgagcacggctaccAGCCGCCGTGCCGTCCCAACATCGTCGACGCGTCCCAGGCCGTGTGGGACGCGCTGCGCATAACTGGTGATGACGTCGGCGAGTACCCTATTGTATGGTCCCATGCGTCAGGGGCAGACCCACGGGGTATGCCAGGTGGGCCACGGCATACCCTGTGGGGTAGCCTTGTACTACTTAGCAATGGATTATTATTCCTTATATAA